The stretch of DNA CCGTTCGTCGTCTACCACGCCGATGTCACCCAGGACAGCGACGGCCCCGCGGAGGCGTGTGTCCCCGTCAGGGGCGCCGCGGCCGCGCGGGCGTGGGCGGCGAAGGCGGGCCGGGAGCGGGGCACGAGCTCCCGCGTGGAACCCGCGCACCGGATCGCCTACACCCGCATCACCAAGGCCCAGGTCTCCTATCCGCAGATCCTCGGCGCGTTCGAGGCGGTGGAGGCGTGGGTGGCCCGCGAAGGCCTGAAGGTCACGGGAGCGTGCCGCGAGATCTACTTCGTGGAGTGGGAGTCGGCCGGTCCCGAGGACCAGGTGTGCGACGTGGCGTTCCCGGTGGGCGAGTGAACCCCTAGGACCCTAAGGGCCCTAGCGGACGCTCTCCCGCAGCTCCTCGGGACATGCCGTGCCGCGCGGCAGCTGGTAGGGGGCGCCGAGGTGGTAGACACCGGGGCCGGGCGCGAGAAGCTCGGTCCACTTGTCGCCCTCGGCGTCCTCCTCGGCCTCCATCAGGCAGCCGTTGACGTTGTCGAACTGCTTGGGGCGGTCCTCATCAGTCTCCCGCAGCCGCTTGGACTCCTCGGTCTCCTTCGGCCCCTCGACGCCCTTGCCGTCGGCGTCGACCAGGCCGAGCCACGGCGAGTACGGGACGCGGATCAGGACGCGGCCCGCCTCCTTCACCTCGATCGTCATGCCGCCCGCCTCGGCGCGGTCGACCACCGCGGGCGGGTCGGCGAGCGGGGTCGGGTCGGTGACCTCGTACAACTGCCAGTTGGAGTCCACCCACACCTGCTTCAGATACGGCAGGCCCCTCTCGACCAGTGCGGCCTCGCGCTTGCCGCCGTCACCGTCGGGCTCGCCGTTGGGCAGCACGACGTAATGCACGGACCAGCGCTGGAGCCACTCGTGGTAGTTCGCGGAGTTCAGGGTGTCGTCGTAGAAGAGGGGGTTGCGTTTCATGTCCGCCTGCCGGTTCCAGCCGCGGGCGAGGTTCACGTACGGCGAGAGCGCGGACGCCTCGCGGTGGCTGCGCGCGGGGACGACCTCGACGCGGCCCTTCTCGGCGCCGACCTCCTGCAGTTCGTTGACGAGCGGCGCGAGCTCACGCGTCCACGAGGCCTGGGGCGTCGTGTGGATTATGTCGTCGACCGCCTTGAACCCGACCCAGCCGGTGAAGGCGACGAACGCCATGACGATCGTGTACCACTTGCGGGACTTCTTCACCGTGAACGGCAGCGCGGCAAGCAGCGCGACGCCCCCGAAGGACATCGCGAGGCGGGAGATGTTGGAGCCGATCTGCGAGCTGATCAGCCAGACGCCGAGTACGAAGGCCGCGTACACGGCGGTGGTGATCCGCACGGTCTTCCACTGCTTCGGTACGAGGAAGAAGACGAGGCCTGAGCAGATCAGGGGCAGCGACGCGGACCCGAAGGACATCGGCTGCGTGCCGGAGAACGGGAAGAGCCACGCGGAGAGGCCCACGACGACGGCGGGCGCGAGCCCGAGCGCGTACGCCCCGGGGTAGCGCTTGCTGAGGAACAGCGCGACGGCGACAAGACCCACGAAGAGTCCGGCCACCGGGCTGCCCATGGTCGCGAGCGCGGCGAACGGCGCGGCGACCAGCGCCTTCGCCCACCGCTTGTAGCGCCAGCGGTAGGGCCAGCAGAAGACGGCCGCGACGGCCATCAGCGCGAACATCTGGCCGAGTCCGTACGTCACGCGACCCGACACCGCGTTGCAGAACAGCGCGAAGACACCCGCGAACGCGGGCCACAGCGGCTGCTTCACCGCGCGGCTGCGGATCAGGATCATCGTGAGGAGCGCGGCGGAGACCGTCCCGGCGATCATCATCGTGGTCCGGACGCCGAGCACCGACATCAGATACGGCGAGACGACGCTGTACGACACCGGGTGCATCCCGCCGTACCAGGCGAGGTTGTACGCGGAGTCGGGGTGCCGTCCGACGAACTCGGCCCAGGCGTCCTGGGCGGCGAGGTCACCGCCGCTGTTGGCGAAGGTGAAGAACCACAGGACGTGCAGGACCGCGGCGGTGGCGGTCGTGATGGTCACGGGGTGGTTCAGGAACAGCTTCCACCGGGTGGGCCGTTCGGGTGCCACGGGCTCGCCGCGGCGCTGGGCGGGCAGCTGTATTCGCGCGCCGGTGCGGGTGCCGCCACCGGTGCCGGGCTCAGGATCGGCGTCGTCGGCTCGCGTCGGCTCCGCTGTGGCCACTTACGGCACTCCCCGTGTCGTTCTTGTCCGTCCGGGGGCCGCGCCAGGGGGTCCGTCCCGGAACACCCCGTCGCTCAGCCCCGGCGTACTGCTCCCCGAACTTGTGACGCTAGCACGCACGACGCACAGGGGCCCGGGGACGGTGGCTCCCTGCGCGGGGGTTCGGCCGAGTCCGGCTGAGTTCGGCTGAGGTGGGCTCAGTTCGGCTCAGTTCGGCTGAGGTCGGCCAATGCGCGGGCATGGGCGGCGGCTTGCGCCTCCGCCCATGCCCGCTCCCCCTGTGCGTTGCGTTGTACATGCCTCAGCCGACGCGCGTGAGCTTGGCGCCGAAGCCCGGCTCGGCGAGGTCCTTCTGGAGCGCGACGGGCACCTCGACGGCGCCGTCCTTGCCGTCGCCGACGCTCAGCACGCCCACTTCGGTACCGGCCTTCGCCGAGTGCGGCACCGTGTCGCCTGCCTTGTCGCCGAGCTTCAGCTTCACGGTCAGGCCGGACCAGCCCGCGGCCTCGACGTCCTTGGTGGCGACGACCGGGGTCGTGCCGCCCAGACCGTCGTCGACCTCGCCGACGACGTCGCCCTTCTTCACGATCGTCTTGGCCGTGAGCGCGCCCTGACCGGCCTCGATGAGCTTGCGCGTGACGCCGGTGACCTCGTCGATGTTGGCCACGCCGTTGTCGCCGTACTGACCGAGGGCGGCACCGATGATCGTGCGGGTCTCGCCGCCGACCTTCTTCTCCGCGGCGAAGAGGATGTTGCCGCCTGCCGCGGTGGTGGTGCCGGTCTTGATGCCGATGGCGACCGTCGGGACGAGCCCGAAGAAGTTGTTCTGCTTGTCGCCGTTGAGGTCCTTGTAGCTGGGCTGGCGGGAGATCTCGTTGAAGACCGGGTCCTCCATCGCGGCACGGCCCAGCTTCACGAGGTCCTCGGCGGTGGAGACGGTCGTCTTGTCCAGGCCGCTCGGGTCCGTGTAGTGGGTGTTCTTCATGCCGAGTTCCTTGGCGGTCTTGTTCATCTTCGCGACGAACTCGTCCTCGGAATCGCTCTTGGTGTCCCAGCGGGCGAGCAGCTTGGCGATGTTGTTCGCGGACGGCAGCATGACCGCCTGCAGCGCCTCGTACTGGGTGATCTTCTGGCCCTCGGTGACCTTGACGACCGACTCGTTGCCCGCCTTGCCGGTCGTGTAGTGCTTCTCCGCCGCGGCGTCGACCGGGATCTTCGGGCCGGGGTTGCCCTTCTTCAGCGGGTGGTCACGCAGGACGAGGTAGACCGTCATGACCTTGGCGATGCTCGCGATCGGCACGGGCTTCTGGTCGCCGGAGGTGCCGAACGTGCCGATGCCGTTCACGTCCATCGCCGCCTGGCCCTCGCTCGGCCACGGCATGGACGGCTTGCCGCCCTCGAAGGAGACGGTCTCCTTCGCGGTGAGCGTCAGGGTGGGCGTCGGCAGTGGCCTCACGGCCTGTACGACAGCAAAGACGACCACCAGGAGCAGCACCAGCGGCGTCCAGATCTTGACCCTGCGCACAGCGGTGCGGACGGGGGTCTCCGGCGGCGGCGGGGTGTTGGTCAGCTCGGCGAGCAGGTCGAGCGGAGGCCGGGGCGGAAGAGGCTGCTGGGTGGTGCGCTCGGGCCCTACGTTCCCGGCTTTCTCGGGCGTGGGCGCCTTCTCTGGCGTGGGCGCCTTGGCTCCGGGGGCCGGGGTGGCCGGGGGCTGCGCGCCGCTGGGCGACCTGCCGTCGAGCGGCTTGAGCGCGACGAACTTGCTGGTGCGCTCGGCGTCGGCTTCAGGCTTTGCGGTGGGCTTTGCGGTGGGCTTTGCGGACGGCTTTGCTTCGCCCTTGTCCGCGGGGCCATCGGGCTTGGCCCCGGGCTTGTGGTCGCCCAGCTTGAGCATGGTGGTCGGCTGGTCGACGGCCTTCGGGGGCAGCGCCTTGAAGACGGCGGTGGCCTGGTCGACGCCGGTGGAGGGGGGTTCGGGGGTGTCGGCGGCCGTGGCTTTGTCGTCGGCGTCGTCGCTGCCGCTGTCGCTGTCTGCGTCTGCGTCTGCGTCTGCGTCGACAGCGGCCTTGGAGCCGCTGCCGGATTCGGCATCGGCGTCGGCGTCGGCGTCGGCGTCGGCGTCGGCAGCGGCGTTCACGGCCGCGCCCGTCGAAGCCTTCGGGCCGCCCTTGGGAGCGGGGGGCTCGGAAGTGCTGGACTCCTCCGGGGCATCCTGGCCACCGGACGGCTCGTCAGCGTCACGCGCGTCAGCGCCAGCAGCCGCAGGCTCGGCATCGCTGTCGTCGGCGCCGGCGTCACCCGCGCTCCCCGCACCCGCAACGTCGGCCGAGTCAGCAGCCTCGCCGGAGGCAGCCGTGTCACCCGAAGCACCCGTACCGGCAGGCTCTTCGGAGTCCGTGGCCTCGCCAGAAGCGTCAGCCTCGGGCTCGGCAGAGCTCGCGGCGCTGTCGCCCGCGTCAGCGTTCGCACCGGCAGGCTCATCGGCCGCCTCGGCCTCGGCAGGCTCGGCAGAGCTGCCGGAGCTGTCCACCGCACCGGCATCACGCGAACCCTCAGAGCCAGCGGCCTCGGCACGCTCCTCAGAACCGGCGGCCTCACCAGAATCGCCCGCGCCACCCGCGGAAGCATCCGCAGGCCCCTCAGCGGCCTCGGCCTCGCCAGGCTCGGCAGAGCTCGAGGCACCGTCCGCCGCTTCGGCGTCACTCGAACCCTCCGCGCCCGAAGCCTCAGCCTCAGCCTCCCCCGCAGATGCGCTCGGCGCCTTGCCCTCGCCATCCCCGGCGGCGCCGTCCGCGCCCGCCGAGTCGCCGGAAGGTTCCGTCTCCGGGGAGTTTTTCTCGTCGTCAGAGGTCGCGGCCTTCCCAGAAGCCGCCTCCTCGCCGTCCGAAGCCGCCGTCTCCGCGGGCTTCTCGGTCTCCGAGGCCCCGGGGGTCTCCTCGTCCGACGAGGCCACCCACGCCGCCACGGCGGCCCGCAGCCGCGCGTCGCCGGGCTCCTGGCTCTCGGCAGCCTTGGGCCAGGCCTCCTTGGCCTCAGCCTCGCCGCCCTCGGAACCGGAGTCCTCCCGGCCGGAGGCCACCGCCTTCGTCGAGAAGACCGCCGTCGCCTGGTCCTCCCGCGTCTCCTCGCGTGCCGTGGGGACCTCGCGGGCCACCGCGAGCCGCGGGTCGCGTTCCTCCGGCGCCGGTGCCGGCACAGACGGCTTTGCCCCAGTCGGGTTCCCCGACGACTTCCGCTGCTTCGACCTGTCGGGGGTCTCGCCCGCCACCGATGCCTCCTCGTACGCCATGCCGCTCGCGTTGCCGTTGCGCCAAAAACACGGTCGGACCCGCTGTCCGAACCATGTACCAGTGTCCTGTGTGAGGGCTTAACCCCCGTGGTAGACGAGAACGACATACCTACTGGTTCCCGTACTTACCGGTCACGCACTCTCGACAGACCAATGTGAGAGGGGTCACCCTGTCATTCATCCACGCGGGGAGGCATGGATGGGCAGGAGCCGCAGAACAATTCCGGAGGAGCTTCTGCTGCTCGCTTTGGACCCGGCCACGGGTACCACAGCGCAGCCGCAGTCGCTCGACCTCGGTCTGGCCGGAGCACAGCTAGTGGAGCTGGCGCTGGCCGGACGGATAGCCCCAGACGGGGATCGTATCGCCGTGGTGATGCCACGGCCGACCGGAGATCCGACTCTGGACTCCGCACTGGAACTGCTGCGCAGGCGCGGCAGCCCGGTTCGGGCGGTCCACTGGATTGGCGGGCCCCGACTGGGGCTGCGCCAGATCTACCTCGCGCACCTGGAGCGGTGCGGCATGGTGCATGCCGTGTCGGGCCAGATGTGCGGAGTGCTGCCGACGACTCGCTACCAAGCGACGGACACGGCAATCAGCCGGGACATCAGGTCCCGACTGGACAGTGCGATCCGCACCGGCGTACCGCCGGACCCGCGGACCGCGGCGCTCGCCGCGCTCGCTCACGCAGTGGGACTCGGCAAGCACCTCTACCCCGGCAACGAAGGGCGTTCATCGCGCTCCCGTCTCCGGGACCTGATCAGGCACGACCCGATGGGCGGCCTCGTGGCGCACGCCGTGATGGACGTCCAGAACGGTGTGGCCGCTCAGCCACGCCGCAGCCCGGCCCCAGCGGGACCGGGTGGACCAGGTGGACCAGGCGGACCAGGCGGTGGCCGACAGCCGGCCAGGACCGCGCCGGAACCCGGCGGGGTTCCGATGCAGCCACGCCGCGGATCCATGGCACGTGCCGTGGCCCATTGAGCCAGGTCAGAGAGGTTCAGGCAGGCCAGTAAGGACTCACCGCAGTACCGCAGCACCGGCAACGCAGTACCGCAATACCGGCAACAGCAACGCCGCACCGCAGTCCCCCAGACCCGGTTCGGGAGCCGCTGGGCCGCGCGGGGCACTGGCACCGGAACGTCCGGACGACGACACCGGTACCTCCGCCCCGCGCGGCCGCACATCGCGGCGCCGCGCGGCCGGGCCGCACCCCTCACACCAGTCCTCACGTCCGTCTTCGCGTCGCATTGCAATGCAAAGTGGTTCGCACTTCACATCGGCTGTTTCCCAGCGGTGCGCGACGCGTTGGTGGCACTCTGCTCAACAGCAGACACGCAAAGTAGAGGCAGTCGGAGGTGCACGTCCCGTGGCGTCCAATGTCAATCCCACCGTCAGGCGACGCCGGTTGGGCCAGGAGCTCCGCAGGCTCCGCGAGCTCAAGGGCATGACGGCCGAGGAGGTCGCCGAGCGCCTGCTGGTCTCGCAGTCGAAGATCAGCCGCCTCGAGAACGGCCGCCGTTCGATCAGCCAGCGCGATGTACGCGATCTCTGCGGGGTCTACGAGGTCGAGGACCACCGCATCGTCGACTCGCTCATGCAAATGGCCAAGGACTCCCGTCAGCAAGGCTGGTGGCACTCCTTCGGCGACATCCCGTACAGCGTCTACATCGGTCTGGAGACGGACGCCGCGTCCCTGCGCGTGTACGACCCGCAGGTCGTGCCCGGTCTGCTCCAGACCCGTCCGTACGCGGAGGCGCTCATCACCGGCGCGCTGCCGGAGACCACGCCGACGGACATCGAGAAGCGCGTCCAGGTCCGCGTGCGCCGGCAGGAACGAATCAGCGCCCCGGAGAATCCGCTGCGTCTGTGGACCGTCCTCGACGAGTCCGCGCTGCGCCGCGTGGTCGGCTCCCGGCATCTGATGCGCGACCAGCTGGAACACCTCGTGGAGCAGTCCCAACTGCCGCACGTGACCGTCCAGGTGATTCCCTTCGAGATGGGCGCGCACCCCGGCCTCAATGGCCAGTACGCGATTCTCGAGTTCCCGGACGCCGCGGATTCCAGCGTGGTCTACATCGAGGGCGTCACGAGCGATCTCTATCTGGAGAAGGCGAACGACGTCCAGCAGTACAGCGTGATGTACGAGCATCTTCGGGCACAGGCCCTGAATGTGGATCAATCACGCCAACTGATCGCAGACATCGCGAAAGAGTACGCGCGCTAAGGCGTTCACCGCGTATGCGACCGCTCCGAGCGGAAGAGCGCCGCACGGTACACCTCCCCCTCGGCGAGGCGGAAGACCCCACTGGAATATGCCATCCGGTCGAGTGAACGCTCCCTTCACTCAGCGATGTTGGCGAGTAGCGTCATTCACGCCATCAAGCAACATCTGCTGGCACAGCCGCTCTTGGCGGTGACCGCAACTCAACAACTGGGCAAACCGGAGTAACCATGGCAATTCATCAGGGCGCTACGAATACGTGGGTCAAGTCCTCGTATTCCACGGGAAACGGCGCGTGTGTCGAGGTCAAGTCCCCGATTTCAACGGCAATTTCGGTCCGGGACTCGAAGGTCACCGAGGGCCCCGTCCTCGCCTTTCCCTCCGCATCATGGCGCGCGTTCGTCTCCGAAGTCGGCCGGGAGAAGTAACGAGAGATCAACAATTGCATAAGCAGCACCGATTGAGCCCTCTCGACTGGCCCGCCGTCCCGGCCGAGGGGGCTCGGCCTTTTATCGGAGCTGGTCGACGTATGCATCCGTCCCCGGCACCGTGGGAATGAACGGCGCCACCAGCTCCACCCTCCCAAGACCGGACTCCGCCACCGCCTCCGCCCGCCCGGCGAAGTGCCCCTGCCAGCACTCCCGCGGATCGGCCTGGAGGAACCACAGCAGCGTCAGCCGGGTGTCGACTCCCTCGACCTGCTTCACGTACGTCATCCGGTCCCCCGGCAGCGGAGTCGGCCGGAAAATGGTCACCATGGCGGCCGGGGACCCGGCCAGCGCACGCGGCAGCTGCTTCGCGCGCAGCCACTCCAGCAACTCCGCCCGCTGCTCGCCCGATTCGGCGTCGATGACTTCGAGTACGAGGCCCTGGTAAGGGTGGTCGAGCGCGTGGAAGTCGCGGGGTCCGGCCGCCCCGTCGCGGTAGACGGTGGCCTCGTGGTCCTGGAAGGCCGTGAAGACGTGCGTGCGGTCCTGGTAGACGCGGCCGTCGCGGTTGAGGCGTTTGTTGATGCCGACGGTCCACTTCATGTGCTCGTCGTAGCGGCCCTCGGTGACCCAGTACGTGGAGAGATAGCAGCCCGCGGTCACGGGCTGGGCGACCGCCGACTTCTCGGGGATGCGCAGGAGTTGGAGCTCTCGGGGAGCGACCCAGCGGCGGCCCGCGTACATCCAGGGCATCGCCATCGCGCCGGCGTAGTAGTGGTCGTCCTCGTACCAGCGGTTGTACGCGTACTCGTGGCCCGGGTGCGGCTCGACCATGGTGATCAGGGCGTGGCCCGGGTGCACACCGTAGGGCCCAACGCCGGCCAGCTCCCCGTACACCTCACTGCGGGTGTCGTCGCGCGTGTTCTCGCGGGCGCTCTCGCGGGTGTCGTCGCTCATGCCTCTCCCCTTCCTCCCTCTTCCTTCCTCCGGTGGACGCCCATACTCTGACGCCCCGTCAGCAAAACTGCCAGAGCCGGGAGGCGCCCCATGCGCTCGCTCCTCGAAGGAAAGACCGTCGTCGTCTCGGGGGTCGGAGCCGGCCTCGGTCACCAGGTGGCGGCCGCAGTCGTACGGGACGGGGGCAACGCCGTGCTCGGGGCGCGCACGGAGGCGAACCTCGCCAAGTCGGCCGGGGAGATCGATCCCAAGGGCGCGCACACGGCGTACCGCCCGACCGACATCACCGACGAGGGCCAGTGCGAGGCACTGGCGGGGCTGGCGCGCGAGCGCTTCGGCCGGATCGACGCGGTGGTCCATGTGGCCGCCTGGGACAGCTACTTCGGCGGCGTACAGGACGCGGACTTCGCCACCTGGCAGCAGGTCATCGACGTCAATCTGCTCGGCACGCTGCGGATGACGCGGGCCTGCCTGCCCGCGCTCAAGGAGCGGGGCGGCTCGGTGGTGTTCATCGGTACGCAGTCGGCGGTGGCCGCGCCCTCGCAGGTGCGGCAGGCGGCATACGCGGCGTCGAAGGGGGCGCTGACCTCGGCGATGTACTCCCTCGCGCACGAGGTGGGTCCTGACCGGGTCCGGGTGAACACGGTGCTGCCGGGCTGGATGTGGGGCCCGCCGGTCGAGGCGTACGTCCAGTTCACCGCGCACACCGAAGGGGTGCCGGAGGAGGAGGTACGGGACCGCCTCGCGGCGCGCATGGCGTTGCCGGAGCTCGCGACGGACGGGGACGTGGCGGACGCGGCGGTGTTCCTGGCGTCGGACATGGCGCGGGCGATCACGGGGCAGTCGCTTCTGGTGAACGCGGGAGAGCTGATGCGGTAGGCGTCGCGGCGTCGCACCGCGCTGATGCGGTAGGCGTCGCGCCGCGGAACGGCCCACGGCTGTACGGGATCACGTCCCGTACAGCCGTTTTTCATGCGTCTTCAGGATCATAGATGTGAACGCAGGTCAGCAAACAGAACGATTTTACTCGCTCTTGACCTCACGGCCGGTTGTCGGCAGCGCACGACCGAACCCACGATGAGCGGGCACTTCAAGGCCGCCCACGTCCGTATGTCACGAAACTGGCGAAGTGCACGGCATTTCTGCGCAGTTCACAAGGCGGACCCCTGGAGGGGGCACATGAACAGTCTCGACTGGGCCGTGCTCATCGGCTACTTCGGCATCATGGTCGCGATCGGCATCTGGTCCCACAAGCGCGTGGACAACGTCAGCGACTTCTTCACCGCGGGCGGCAAGATGCCCTGGTGGCTGTCCGGCATCTCGCACCACATGTCCGGCTACAGCGCGGTGATGTTCACCGGGTACGCGGGCATCGCGTACACCTACGGCGTCACGTCCTTCATCACCTGGTCGTTCCCGATCGCGCTCGGCATCGCCATCGGCTCGAAGCTCTTCGCGCCCCGCATCAACCGGCTGCGCTCCCGGCTGCATGTGGCCTCGCCGCTCGAATACCTCAAGAACCGCTACAACCTGAAGACCCAGCAGGCCCTCGCCTGGTCCGGCATGCTCCTGAAGATCGTGGACGTGGCCGCCAAGTGGGCCGCCATCGCCACGCTGCTCGCCGTCTTCACCGGCATCTCGATCAACCAGGGCATCCTGATCACCGGCGTGATCACCGCCATCTACTGCACGATCGGCGGTCTGTGGGCGGACGCGCTCACCGAGCTGGGCCAGTTCATCATCCAACTGCTTGCCGGTATCGCGATGTTCGTGGCCGTGGTCTCCAAGCTGGGCCCGCACGGCGGGTTCTTCGGGGTCTGGGACGAGCCCGAACTCGCGGGCCACGGACAGCCGTTGGTCGGGCCGTACGGAACGGTCTTCCTGCTCGCGTTCCTCTTCATCAAGCTCTTCGAGTACAACGGCGGCATGCTCAACCAGGCCCAGCGCTACATGGCCACGTCGAGCCCCCGCGAGGCCGCGCGCTCGGCACGGCTCTCGGCGGTCCTGTGGCTGGTGTGGCCGGTCGTCCTCTTCTTCCCCATGTGGATGTCCCCGCTCCTGGTCGACGCGAAGAAGCCCGACGGCTCGGACTCGTACGCCCTGATGACCGAACAGCTCCTGCCGCACGGTCTGTTGGGCCTGGTCATCGTCGGATTCTTCTCGCACACGATGGCCATGTGCTCCTCGGACGCGAACGCGATCGCGGCGGTGTTCACGCGGGATGTGGCGCCGGTGATCTCCCGGCAGGCCAGGCGCTGGAACGAACGCTCGGGCCTGCTCGCCGCACGTCTGACGACCGTCGTCTTCCTGGGCCTGTCCATGGCGGTGGCCACGCAGGTCAACTCCCCCGCGTTCAAGGACATCATCACGGTCGTCATCAAGTGGGTGGCGGGCCTGATGGGTCCGATCGCGATCCCGATGATGCTGGGTCTGCTGCGGACGTTCCGCAAGTCGGGGCCAACCGCGGCGCTGACCAGCTGGTCGATGGGGCTGCTCGCCTTCTGGCTGGTCAACTACCCGATCAACTGGAGCGTCGAGGGCGGAGTGCCGTTGGAGTACCAGGTCTCGATCCCGCTCGCGGTCTCGCTGATCCTCTACATCCTGGTCGGCTGGCTGAGGCCGGAGGACACTCCGGAGCGGGACGCGATCATCGAGAGGATCAATACGGATGACTCCGCCGGTGGAGCAGCGGTTCCGCCCCCGGCAGGGGAGGCTGACGAAGTAGTGGCCCCGCAGAGTCGGTTGCCGTAGTCACCGGCTTCGCCGAGTTCGTCCTCAAACGCCGGACGGGCTGGAAGATCTCCCGGGGCAGGGATGTCTTCTGGCCCGTCCTGTCTTTGAGAAGCCCCTCACGCCCGCGGATACCGCGCCAGCCACCCCGGCGACGAAACGGCAGGCCCGTGCAGCGCGGGCCCCTGCGTCATCTCCATCGCGAAGTCATCGGCAAGCTCAAGAATGGTCGCGCGCCCCTCCAGCTCGGTCAGCCAGCCCGGAGGCAGCGCGGTCTCTCCGTGCAGCGCGCCGAGCAGTGCCCCGCAGAGGCTGCCCGCGGCAGCGGACGCGCCCCCGTGGTTGACGGCGAGCCGCAGCCCGTGCCGGATGTCTTCGCCCACGAGAGCGCAGTAGACGGCGGCGGCGAGCGCACCTTCCGCTCCCCCGTCCCCCATCAGTTCCTCCACCCGTGAGGGAGTGGGCATCCCCTGCCTTACGGCTCCCAGGGCGTGCTTCAGCGCATCGGTGACGGGCTGATGACCGGGCCGGGCGGCGAGCAGGGCGAGGGCCCGCTGAATGGCGCCGTCCAACGACTCTCCGCGGGCGAGACCGTGCACGAGGATGGTGTGCGCGCCGGCGGCGAGGTAGGCGGTGGGGTGCCCGTGCGTCTGTACGGCGCATTCCACGGCAAGCTGCAGCACCAGCTGCGGCTCCCATCCGACCAGGAGCCCGAAGGGAGCGGACCGCGTGGCGGCCTCGGCCCCCTGCTCCTCCGGGTTCTTGGGGGCTTCGAGCGTCCCCATGTTCTCGTCCCCGAGCCCGACCAGGCAGGCGCGGGCGGGCGACCGCCGCGAGTAGAGCCATTCCTCGCGGGCCAGCCAGCCGTCTTCCTTGCGCCGCTCGTCGGGGCCCCAGTCGCTCTGGGTGGCGGCCCACCGCCGGTAGGCGCGGTGCAGGTCGGTGGGCGGATGCCAGGCGCCGGTGTCGCGCCGCACCTGGGCCCGTATGAGTCCGTCGACGGTGAAGAGGGTGAGCTGCG from Streptomyces sp. BA2 encodes:
- a CDS encoding GOLPH3/VPS74 family protein gives rise to the protein MGRSRRTIPEELLLLALDPATGTTAQPQSLDLGLAGAQLVELALAGRIAPDGDRIAVVMPRPTGDPTLDSALELLRRRGSPVRAVHWIGGPRLGLRQIYLAHLERCGMVHAVSGQMCGVLPTTRYQATDTAISRDIRSRLDSAIRTGVPPDPRTAALAALAHAVGLGKHLYPGNEGRSSRSRLRDLIRHDPMGGLVAHAVMDVQNGVAAQPRRSPAPAGPGGPGGPGGPGGGRQPARTAPEPGGVPMQPRRGSMARAVAH
- a CDS encoding Scr1 family TA system antitoxin-like transcriptional regulator, yielding MASNVNPTVRRRRLGQELRRLRELKGMTAEEVAERLLVSQSKISRLENGRRSISQRDVRDLCGVYEVEDHRIVDSLMQMAKDSRQQGWWHSFGDIPYSVYIGLETDAASLRVYDPQVVPGLLQTRPYAEALITGALPETTPTDIEKRVQVRVRRQERISAPENPLRLWTVLDESALRRVVGSRHLMRDQLEHLVEQSQLPHVTVQVIPFEMGAHPGLNGQYAILEFPDAADSSVVYIEGVTSDLYLEKANDVQQYSVMYEHLRAQALNVDQSRQLIADIAKEYAR
- a CDS encoding glycosyltransferase family 87 protein, with the translated sequence MATAEPTRADDADPEPGTGGGTRTGARIQLPAQRRGEPVAPERPTRWKLFLNHPVTITTATAAVLHVLWFFTFANSGGDLAAQDAWAEFVGRHPDSAYNLAWYGGMHPVSYSVVSPYLMSVLGVRTTMMIAGTVSAALLTMILIRSRAVKQPLWPAFAGVFALFCNAVSGRVTYGLGQMFALMAVAAVFCWPYRWRYKRWAKALVAAPFAALATMGSPVAGLFVGLVAVALFLSKRYPGAYALGLAPAVVVGLSAWLFPFSGTQPMSFGSASLPLICSGLVFFLVPKQWKTVRITTAVYAAFVLGVWLISSQIGSNISRLAMSFGGVALLAALPFTVKKSRKWYTIVMAFVAFTGWVGFKAVDDIIHTTPQASWTRELAPLVNELQEVGAEKGRVEVVPARSHREASALSPYVNLARGWNRQADMKRNPLFYDDTLNSANYHEWLQRWSVHYVVLPNGEPDGDGGKREAALVERGLPYLKQVWVDSNWQLYEVTDPTPLADPPAVVDRAEAGGMTIEVKEAGRVLIRVPYSPWLGLVDADGKGVEGPKETEESKRLRETDEDRPKQFDNVNGCLMEAEEDAEGDKWTELLAPGPGVYHLGAPYQLPRGTACPEELRESVR
- a CDS encoding D-alanyl-D-alanine carboxypeptidase, encoding MAYEEASVAGETPDRSKQRKSSGNPTGAKPSVPAPAPEERDPRLAVAREVPTAREETREDQATAVFSTKAVASGREDSGSEGGEAEAKEAWPKAAESQEPGDARLRAAVAAWVASSDEETPGASETEKPAETAASDGEEAASGKAATSDDEKNSPETEPSGDSAGADGAAGDGEGKAPSASAGEAEAEASGAEGSSDAEAADGASSSAEPGEAEAAEGPADASAGGAGDSGEAAGSEERAEAAGSEGSRDAGAVDSSGSSAEPAEAEAADEPAGANADAGDSAASSAEPEADASGEATDSEEPAGTGASGDTAASGEAADSADVAGAGSAGDAGADDSDAEPAAAGADARDADEPSGGQDAPEESSTSEPPAPKGGPKASTGAAVNAAADADADADADADAESGSGSKAAVDADADADADSDSGSDDADDKATAADTPEPPSTGVDQATAVFKALPPKAVDQPTTMLKLGDHKPGAKPDGPADKGEAKPSAKPTAKPTAKPEADAERTSKFVALKPLDGRSPSGAQPPATPAPGAKAPTPEKAPTPEKAGNVGPERTTQQPLPPRPPLDLLAELTNTPPPPETPVRTAVRRVKIWTPLVLLLVVVFAVVQAVRPLPTPTLTLTAKETVSFEGGKPSMPWPSEGQAAMDVNGIGTFGTSGDQKPVPIASIAKVMTVYLVLRDHPLKKGNPGPKIPVDAAAEKHYTTGKAGNESVVKVTEGQKITQYEALQAVMLPSANNIAKLLARWDTKSDSEDEFVAKMNKTAKELGMKNTHYTDPSGLDKTTVSTAEDLVKLGRAAMEDPVFNEISRQPSYKDLNGDKQNNFFGLVPTVAIGIKTGTTTAAGGNILFAAEKKVGGETRTIIGAALGQYGDNGVANIDEVTGVTRKLIEAGQGALTAKTIVKKGDVVGEVDDGLGGTTPVVATKDVEAAGWSGLTVKLKLGDKAGDTVPHSAKAGTEVGVLSVGDGKDGAVEVPVALQKDLAEPGFGAKLTRVG
- a CDS encoding SDR family oxidoreductase, with the protein product MRSLLEGKTVVVSGVGAGLGHQVAAAVVRDGGNAVLGARTEANLAKSAGEIDPKGAHTAYRPTDITDEGQCEALAGLARERFGRIDAVVHVAAWDSYFGGVQDADFATWQQVIDVNLLGTLRMTRACLPALKERGGSVVFIGTQSAVAAPSQVRQAAYAASKGALTSAMYSLAHEVGPDRVRVNTVLPGWMWGPPVEAYVQFTAHTEGVPEEEVRDRLAARMALPELATDGDVADAAVFLASDMARAITGQSLLVNAGELMR
- a CDS encoding DUF397 domain-containing protein → MAIHQGATNTWVKSSYSTGNGACVEVKSPISTAISVRDSKVTEGPVLAFPSASWRAFVSEVGREK